GCGCCTGAATACGAAATTTTGGCATATAAAATTGCGCCCTTATTTTGTCATCAGCTTGACGGACTTCCAAATTCCCCCTGCGCCGGCGGTGTCCAAAACCTTCACTGCAAGGACGTTTTCGCCAGGCTTTAAATCCTTTGTGATATCTAGCTTAAAAGGAATAAGCCAGCCAATTCCGCCAAGATCGTGTTTGCCGACAAAACTGCCATTCAACCATACCCAGGCTGACTCATCCACCGCCCCAAAAACGAGAAAGACCTGCTTCCCTGGCTCAATTTTCGGCGCGATAAACTTCAAACGATACCAAGAAAAACCATCATAGTTCTCGCCCTGCTCTTCCCAAAACTTTCCAATACTAATCGTTCGCCATTCCGAATCATTAAAAGTCGGCTGAGCCCATCCCTGTTTTTCACCAGAATTAGATTCATCCCGACTGAATCGCCACCCATTCTTTGGTAGGTCATAAACCTCCTCTAGAGTCTTTCGAAACTCAGCGAAAGTCTGCTCATCTGAGTAGCCAGGCTGTTCTGCGGCACGCGGCACACCTACTGAAAGCTGACGAGGCTGCCAGTTGCCAGGTCCGGGACCGCTTTTCGCAAGAGCAAGGGCCTCGATATATTCGCTCGGCACGTTGAAGTCCCACCACCGCAACCTCTCGGAGTAAATCCACACATAGCCGTCGCTGAATTTTAGAGCAAAGTGGACGGATGCCCTGAGCGCTGAAGGCGAAAAGTAATTTTTGGTAAAATCCTCAGGATGCCACCCAAGCTTTCCGCTTGAATAATCAGCCCAGATGCCGAATCCCGCTTTAACATGCTTTGCGAAAGCCTTTGGTGCAGTTGAAATCGTTTTAGCACCCTCAAGAATTGCGCGCCGCCCTTGTTCAAAAGGTTTTTGTCCAATGAAGCCATACGACTGCTCATAGCCATCTATGAGAATTGTGCCCGGAGTTGCCGCCTCGCAGATTCCATCATAGAAAGCAGCAAGGAGCGAGTAATCCGCATTTTCAATGCCACCACATGCAACTGATTGCTCGTATGGTAGCGCTGGACCAAATAGAGCTAGGATTGTAATATCTGGGAACTCCTTATTGATTGCACGGATGAACTCCCTACCCCGCTCCCTAACTTTTGCCACGTAGTCACCATAAGTATGCGCCGCCTTTGCTTCGGCAGGCTGTGCCTTGTAGCTCCAAATCTGATGCTCACCATACATCTCAGGATCGAACATTATCCCTTTGCATCCACCGAGCTTGGCAACTTTCGCAAGACAGGCAGCATTATAAGCCACTGCTGACCATTCGGGATCAAACCAATCAACATCGCCGGGCATGGCGATAACCTGAATGAAATTATCCGTCAACTTAGAAGATTTTATACTGGCAAGATCTTTTATTGCGTGGGCATACTCAGATGGCCTAAACTTTACTTTAGAAAATACCCGCCAACCCAGGCTCCACCCCCCTTCTGGGTGAGCAACTT
This Armatimonadota bacterium DNA region includes the following protein-coding sequences:
- a CDS encoding beta galactosidase jelly roll domain-containing protein codes for the protein MNRRLCMGMVILSLMFALCTLTHLGCAANSEKKLIEYGWDCPTTAFFKKNVKEMEKLPFDGVVIKVAHPEGGWSLGWRVFSKVKFRPSEYAHAIKDLASIKSSKLTDNFIQVIAMPGDVDWFDPEWSAVAYNAACLAKVAKLGGCKGIMFDPEMYGEHQIWSYKAQPAEAKAAHTYGDYVAKVRERGREFIRAINKEFPDITILALFGPALPYEQSVACGGIENADYSLLAAFYDGICEAATPGTILIDGYEQSYGFIGQKPFEQGRRAILEGAKTISTAPKAFAKHVKAGFGIWADYSSGKLGWHPEDFTKNYFSPSALRASVHFALKFSDGYVWIYSERLRWWDFNVPSEYIEALALAKSGPGPGNWQPRQLSVGVPRAAEQPGYSDEQTFAEFRKTLEEVYDLPKNGWRFSRDESNSGEKQGWAQPTFNDSEWRTISIGKFWEEQGENYDGFSWYRLKFIAPKIEPGKQVFLVFGAVDESAWVWLNGSFVGKHDLGGIGWLIPFKLDITKDLKPGENVLAVKVLDTAGAGGIWKSVKLMTK